In Pseudophryne corroboree isolate aPseCor3 chromosome 7, aPseCor3.hap2, whole genome shotgun sequence, a single window of DNA contains:
- the LOC134944100 gene encoding paraneoplastic antigen Ma1 homolog, which yields MNQYTSSEAFDWCTRKGVNPERSFVLCGDLTDITEGTIMTEMLFLFGVKQPKIADKQFRESGELCAVLIATSQDLESELLPKVVAVRSNPERRWKIIWPEKDSSERAAEPLIVGDMSSPDRGDLSAARGESSQSPGIEEKLGNQLEVIADKVVHQLERWHYEGSYRRLRIFSGILPVPTGEEPYEAWREAAIQQSEEWHCPDHIKKQRIVESLRGPAMGIIQATRKSNPEATVADYFQALEYTYGTLEDVGDLVARFNHTYQETGEKLSQYVYRLDKIIYKIVDKGGLSPAEVNSSRLTQVIRGALTTDPVAQRLRCTSLLLGSPTLNDLIKEITQEEALIANREKTHTKAVKVVVPSPEAQVSRDDKLLTLVEEQNKKMDQLILALNQRVAPSNIASRNSTRGLTNGRGTFRRSGDVTSRGCFRCGQLGHRVVNCPFGWGTSGAGTNGQLDNASLQGNDSGRLAGPSPSPRN from the coding sequence ATGAATCAATATACAAGTAGTGAAGCATTTGATTGGTGTACAAGAAAGGGAGTGAATCCAGAAAGGAGTTTTGTATTATGTGGAGATCTCACAGACATCACCGAAGGAACAATTATGACAGAGATGTTATTTTTGTTTGGGGTAAAACAACCAAAGATTGCTGATAAGCAGTTTAGGGAAAGCGGAGAGTTGTGCGCTGTATTAATAGCTACTAGCCAAGACTTAGAGTCTGAGTTGTTGCCTAAGgtggtggctgtgagatctaacccAGAACGCAGGTGGAAAATTATATGGCCTGAAAAGGATAGCAGTGAAAGGGCTGCTGAACCCTTAATTGTGGGTGATATGTCCTCTCCGGATAGAGGAGATCTTTCTGCAGCTAGGGGAGAAAGTAGTCAATCACCGGGTATTGAAGAAAAGTTAGGGAATCAGTTGGAAGTTATAGCTgataaagtagtacatcaattAGAAAGGTGGCATTATGAGGGTAGCTATAGACGATTGAGGATTTTTTCAGGAATTCTTCCTGTACCTACTGGCGAGGAACCatatgaggcctggagggaggcagCTATACAGCAGTCGGAAGAGTGGCATTGCCCCGATCATATAAAGAAACAAAGGATTGTAGAAAGTTTACGGGGACCTGCTATGGGAATCATTCAGGCCACTAGAAAAAGTAATCCTGAGGCCACTGTGGCTGACTACTTCCAGGCCTTAGAATACACCTATGGGACCTTAGAAGACGTAGGTGATTTGGTTGCTAGATTCAACCATACTTATCAAGAGACAGGAGAGAagttgtcacaatatgtgtatagaTTGGATAAAATAATTTATAAAATAGTAGATAAAGGAGGATTATCCCCTGCTGAGGTTAATAGTAGTAGGTTGACCCAAGTAATTAGAGGAGCATTAACGACTGACCCTGTGGCTCAGCGATTGCGGTGTACTTCGTTATTGTTAGGAAGTCCCAcccttaatgatttaattaaggAAATTACCCAGGAAGAAGCTTTAATTGCCAATAGGGAAAAAACCCATACCAAAGCCGTAAAAGTAGTAGTACCCTCCCCTGAGGCTCAAGTGTCAAGGGATGACAAGTTACTTACTTTGgtagaggaacaaaataaaaaaatggaccagCTTATTCTGGCTTTAAACCAAAGGGTGGCACCGTCCAATATAGCTTCCCGTAATTCTACTAGAGGGCTTACCAATGGTAGGGGAACTTTTaggagaagtggagatgttacatcAAGGGGGTGTTTCCGATGTGGACAGCTAGGGCATAGGGTAGTGAACTGTCCCTTTGGCTGGGGTACCTCTGGAGCG